Genomic DNA from Sphingomonas hankookensis:
GATAGAATATCTGACCATTCTGACGTCCCGACAGCACATACCAGTTCGGACGCGTCACGGCATAGCTCACCTGCCCGTTTTGGGTCAGCCGTTTGCGATCCTCGGCCGCGCTCGAGGCAACCGTGTCGTTCAGCGCGTTATTGCTGCCCCAAACGCGCAAGACGGCACCACCCGCGCCGTTGAAGCGGCGCCCATCGCCGTTCGGGGCCTCTGCAGCCGGCCGAAGCAGTCCGGCTGGATAGCAGACGCGATAGCCGTAGCGCGCATTCACATAAGTCGGCCACTGCCCAGCCGCGTGGACACCGGTTGCGACTGCCGGCAAACCACCGGCTACGCCAGACACCAACATAGCCGAAGCCAGCACAACCGCCCGAACCGTTCCCGATACAGATCGCATCCATCCACCTCCGATTCCACGCTTGTCATACGTGTAGGGCCTGTACCAGGCGTGAAGCGCAGTTCCGGTTACCATTCCAACGCCGGCATCCTGAGCAGTTGCGAGGTAACGCAGGTCGGCGTTGCCCGATCCCAGACAACGGTCGCAAAGGTGGCAGGAAAGTTTGGAACCCCAATGACGGGGAAAAAAACGTTGCCGTCACAGGCAGACGCCAGGACGTCGCGCATAGCTATTCACCGTTGAACCGGCGATACCCTATCCCATATCGCCCGCTTCCGAACCTGCACCAAAACAAGGAGCGTGCCGGTGCCCCCGATCCGCAGCCCTGCCCTGTCCATCCCGCGCTCGCGCTGGGTGGCTTTGCGATCGGGACGACCGAGTTCGCAACGATGAACCTCGTGCCGTTCTTCGCGCCGGGCCTCGGCATTTGCGAGCTGACGGCGGGATATGTCATCAGCGCCTATGCGCTAGGCGTCGTGGTCGACGACAACCGCCGCATCCGAAACCGGACGTGAAGCGGCTGGCCCGGACGCTCGCGATCGGGGCGCTGGTCATGGCAGGGTCGCCCGGCTGTTCGAAGAGCACGGCAGATATGGTCGAAGGCGCACGGAACGACGTCGCCACGTTGCGAAAGCTCGTCACGCTGCAACCCGTGCCGGTCGAGGCGCGGTGGTCGCTCGACCCCGTCGGCAGGGACGACGGCTTCGGCCCGACCGACCGGGCGTTGTGGGTCGTAGTCCGCTATTCCGAGGGCGATGCCGCCAAGATCGCCCGCGCGCTCGAATCGGCCCCGGCAACGCAGCCGGTCACGGTCGCCGCGCCGCCCGCGTGGCTGCTGGCCGATATCGATCTCGCCCGGCACCGGCGGGGTAAGGACTATGTCTTCGACCGCTCCGTGTCGGACGGACGGCCGTTCGCATCGGACCTGTACTCTACCGGCTTTGCGATGCTGCTGCCGGACCGCCGCGTCCTGATCCACTTCGCGTCGCGGTAGCGCGCAGCGGCGACCAGGCCGAAGCTTGCTGCCGATCCGCCCGAACCAGCGCGTCGCCCCAGCAAAAGCTAGTTCCTCAAGCGGCTCCTGCCCCAAGCATAACCGGGAGATCCCAGCCTTCGCGGGGATGACGGTTGGGGCGAACACGACAGTGCCGGCATTCGGCAGCGCCCTTTGCCACCGCATAGCTATTCAGTGTTGAACTGCCCCGGCCCCATCCCATATGGCCCGCTTCTAATGCTGCATCGCAGCAAGGAGCCTGCCTGTGACCCCAACCCGTAGCCCTGCCCTCGTCCATCTCGCGCTCGCGCTGGGTGGTTTTGCGATCGGGACGACCGAGTTCGCGACGATGAGCCTCGTGCCGTTCTTCGCGCCCGGCCTCGGCATCGACGAGCCGACGGCGGGGCATGTCATCAGCGCCTACGCGCTGGGCGTGGTCGTCGGTGCCCCGCTGCTGGCGGTGATGACCGCGCGGATGGCGCGGCGGACGGTGCTGATCGCGCTGATGGCGTGCTTCGGCATCGCCAATGCGGCGAGCGCGCTGGCCCCGACCTATGAGGCGATGCTGATCGCGCGCTTCTTCAGCGGACTACCGCATGGCGCCTATTTCGGAATCGCCGCGTTGGTCGCCGCGTCACTGGTGCCGGCGGAGAAGCGGACGCAGGCGATCGGGCGGGTGATGCTGGGGCTGACCGTCGCGACGATCGTCGGCGTGCCGCTGGCCAACGCTTTGGGACAGGCACTCGGCTGGCGCTGGGGCTTCGGCGTGGTCGCGGTGCTAGCGGCGGCGACGATGGCGATGGTCGCCTGGGCCGCGCCGCATGACCGGCCGGACGTACAAGCCAGCCCGCTGGCCGAGCTGGGCGTGCTGAAATCAGGGCAGTTGTGGCTGACGCTCGGCATCGGCGCGATCGGCTTTGGCGGGATGTTCGCGGTGTACACCTATCTTGCCTCGACGCTGATCGAGGTGACCGGTGCCGCGCCGGCGATGGTGCCGGTGGTGCTGGCAGTATTCGGCGCGGGCATGACCTTCGGCAATCTAGTCGTGCCGCGCTTCGCCGACCGCGCGCTGATGCCGACCGCCGGCGGCCTGCTGCTATGGAGCGCGGCGACGCTGGCACTCTATCCGCTGGCGGCGGGGCAGCTATGGTCGATGCTGGCGATCGTGTTCCTGATCGGGATCGGCGGGGCGCTGGGCACGGTGTTGCAGACGCGGTTGATGGACATCGCCCAGCAGGGGCAGAGTCTGGCGGCGTCGCTCAACCATTCGGCGTTCAATACCGCCAATGCGATCGGGCCATGGGCCGGGGGGCTGGCGATTGCGGCAGGCTATGGGTGGACGTCGACGGGGATCGTCGGTGCCGGGCTGGCGCTGGGCGGGTTCGCGATCTGGGGGCTCGCGGTGCTGGCAGGCGCACCGGTTCGTCAGGTTGTGGAGGCGTAGAAGCAGGTAGGGGTTCGCGCGGAGGCGCGGAGACGCGGAGGGGTTGCGCCTTGTGCCAGCGTTCCCCGCGTCAGCGGCCTCACTATCAGCCTATCCGGTCACGCAAGGTCTCCCGTTCGCGAGCGCTTCGCCCGGAACGCAACCCCTCCGCGTCTCCGCGCCTCCGCGCGAACCCCTACCTTCTTTCTAAAAGTCAGGGGCGCCCGCCACCGGTTCGTGTGCGGACGCCCCCCTCCACCATCCTGCAGATGGTCCCCCCTCCCCGTTCCGGGGAGGAGCCTTACTTCTTCTCCGGCAGCACCTGCATCGACCAGTCCCTGGCCGGCACCAGATACTTCGCCGCCAGCGCCTGCAACTCGGCCGGGGTCGTGGCCCGGATGTCGTTGATGATGCCCGGGATCGCCGCCAGCCGCGCGGGA
This window encodes:
- a CDS encoding MFS transporter, with product MPVTPTRSPALVHLALALGGFAIGTTEFATMSLVPFFAPGLGIDEPTAGHVISAYALGVVVGAPLLAVMTARMARRTVLIALMACFGIANAASALAPTYEAMLIARFFSGLPHGAYFGIAALVAASLVPAEKRTQAIGRVMLGLTVATIVGVPLANALGQALGWRWGFGVVAVLAAATMAMVAWAAPHDRPDVQASPLAELGVLKSGQLWLTLGIGAIGFGGMFAVYTYLASTLIEVTGAAPAMVPVVLAVFGAGMTFGNLVVPRFADRALMPTAGGLLLWSAATLALYPLAAGQLWSMLAIVFLIGIGGALGTVLQTRLMDIAQQGQSLAASLNHSAFNTANAIGPWAGGLAIAAGYGWTSTGIVGAGLALGGFAIWGLAVLAGAPVRQVVEA